In one window of Gossypium arboreum isolate Shixiya-1 chromosome 4, ASM2569848v2, whole genome shotgun sequence DNA:
- the LOC108460103 gene encoding uncharacterized protein LOC108460103, which yields MEDCMRLCMRKLALWYTKTFKPLMTHDELEPIMATMGFVGLPPDHGTSPVVWKEYVYRASPGFLWRWSTKSSSCLGEPPTTEPPRLKLPYPRIDGLHIYTYRAFLDAVNFYLEMCDISEVFHIRGMPLYRSHDRSRKWRCMEEDDSVFVYREGTLEQTTYTLYHFNKTNTSYNGYSSIVIRDKGNNNNATVSSCFVPLKDIIV from the exons ATGGAGGATTGCATGAGACTCTGCATGAGAAAGCTAGCGCTTTGGTACACCAAGACGTTCAAGCCCCTCATGACCCACGACGAGCTCGAACCCATTATGGCCACCATGGGTTTCGTCGGCCTCCCGCCGGACCACGGAACTTCGCCGGTCGTTTGGAAGGAATATGTCTATCGGGCGTCTCCGGGCTTTTTATGGCGGTGGTCGACGAAGTCTTCGTCTTGTCTGGGTGAACCGCCGACGACGGAGCCGCCTAGACTGAAACTGCCTTACCCTAGGATTGATGGGCTTCACATTTACACTTACCGCGCTTTCCTAGACGCCGTTAACTTTTATCTTGAGATGTGCGATATTTCTGAAGTCTTCCACATTAG GGGAATGCCGCTTTACCGGAGTCACGATCGGAGCCGGAAATGGAGATGTATGGAAGAAGACGATAGTGTGTTCGTTTACAGGGAAGGCACACTAGAGCAAACAACATATACTTTGTATCATTTCAACAAGACAAACACCAGCTACAATGGTTACAGTTCTATAGTTATACGAGACAAAGGGAACAACAACAATGCTACTGTTAGCAGCTGTTTTGTTCCATTGAAAGACATTATAGTATGA
- the LOC108460705 gene encoding uncharacterized protein LOC108460705, whose amino-acid sequence MPVIELLKSMEKACNSHYHNQSLLLLLPLFLSLLVAGLAFPTQDEQSQIISRFQQYLQINTTQPSPDYQSSTQFLLSQANSLSLESQVIEFVKGKPVILLKWPGSDLSLPSILLNSHMDVVPFEPSKWTHPPLGAYIDEGGNIFGRGSQDMKSVGMQYLEAIRRLKLSGFQPKRSLYLSFVPDEEIGGYDGAKKLAYSDVFKDMNVEIVLDEGLPSTDENYRLFYAETAPWWLVIKSNGAPGHGAKLYDNSAMENLLKSIESIRRFRASQFDLLKAGLKSKGDVISVNIVFLKAGTPSPTGFVMNLQPSEAEAGFDIRVPPTADIESLEKRIEEEWAPASRNMTFEFKQKATPHDDLGRPLITATDGSNPWWTLIEEAIKKANGKIGKPEILTGATDARYYRQLGLTAIGFLPMTNTPFLLHDHNEFLNKAEYFKGINVYESIIKAYTSYIPPGRDGVSRDEL is encoded by the exons ATGCCAgtgattgaattattgaaatcAATGGAAAAAGCTTGCAATTCCCATTACCATAATCAATCTCTCCTGCTTCTTCTTCCACTGTTCCTTTCATTGCTTGTTGCAGGTCTGGCATTCCCAACCCAAGATGAGCAATCCCAAATCATATCGAGATTCCAACAATACCTTCAAATCAACACAACCCAACCTTCCCCAGACTATCAAAGCTCGACCCAGTTCCTTCTATCCCAAGCCAATTCCCTTTCTTTAGAATCCCAAGTCATAGAATTCGTCAAAGGCAAACCAGTAATTCTCCTCAAATGGCCAGGCTCCGACCTTTCCCTTCCTTCTATCCTCTTAAACTCTCACATGGACGTGGTTCCATTCGAACCTTCGAAATGGACCCATCCGCCTCTTGGGGCTTATATCGATGAAGGAGGTAATATCTTTGGTAGAGGCTCACAAGATATGAAAAGCGTTGGGATGCAATACCTTGAGGCCATTCGTAGGTTGAAGCTTTCTGGGTTTCAGCCAAAACGGTCTCTTTACTTATCGTTTGTACCTGATGAAGAGATTGGTGGCTATGATGGTGCTAAGAAGCTAGCTTACTCTGATGTTTTCAAGGATATGAATGTTGAAATAGTGCTCGATGAAG GATTACCTTCTACCGACGAGAATTATAGGCTATTCTATGCGGAGACGGCTCCATGGTGGCTGGTGATAAAGAGCAACGGTGCCCCTGGACATGGGGCAAAGCTCTATGACAATAGTGCAATGGAGAACCTTTTGAAGAGCATTGAGAGCATAAGGAGGTTCCGGGCTTCACAATTCGATTTGCTTAAGGCTGGTTTGAAGTCTAAAGGAGATGTCATTTCGGTTAACATAGTCTTTCTCAAGGCTGGCACACCTTCTCCCACT GGTTTCGTCATGAACTTGCAGCCATCTGAAGCAGAAGCTGGTTTTGATATTCGAGTACCACCAACAGCTGACATAGAATCCTTGGAGAAACGGATAGAAGAGGAATGGGCACCTGCTTCAAGAAACATGACATTTGAG TTTAAGCAAAAGGCTACTCCACACGATGATCTTGGAAGGCCACTCATAACTGCCACTGATGGTTCTAATCCATGGTGGACTCTAATAGAAGAAGCTATCAAGAAAGCTAATGGAAAGATCGGGAAGCCGGAGATTCTTACCGGTGCAACAGATGCTCGCTATTACCGGCAACTAGGCCTAACAGCTATTGGCTTTTTACCAATGACCAACACTCCTTTTTTGCTTCACGACCATAATGAG TTTCTAAACAAAGCGGAGTACTTTAAAGGAATTAATGTTTACGAGTCCATTATTAAAGCTTATACATCATATATCCCACCTGGAAGAGATGGAGTTTCGAGAGATGAGTTGTAA
- the LOC108460704 gene encoding pentatricopeptide repeat-containing protein At2g03880, mitochondrial has product MRTVSAKLKHIGTSLSSSSRPYSLTPLASSHGKPRNPPSPTLLNEFVNFCYKRDLPKAMNAMAAMERHGIYADSITYSELIKCCLARNAVEQGKLVHKHVFSNGYQPKTFLINILISMYVKFKLLDEAQALFDQMPERNVVSWTTMISAYANAKLSDKALEFFVLMLREGVLPNMFTFSSVLRACNGLFNVRQLHCGMVKLGLESDVFVRSALIDVYSKLDELKDAICVFNEMETKDLVVWNSIIGGLAQNSDGDEALDQFKRMKRAGFTADQATLTSVLRACTGLALLEVGRQVHVHVLKFDVDLILNNALLDMYCKSGSLEDAKSVFERMVHKDVISWSTMIAGLAQNGFSQEALKLFDLMKASGIKPNYITILGILFACSHAGLVDDGLYYFRSMKRLYGIDPGREHYGCIIDLLGRAGKVDEAVSLVQEMECEPDAVTWRTLLGACKVHRNVDLAIYTAKQVLKLDPEDAGTYVLLSNIYANSQRWEDVSEIRRQMREKGITKEPGCSWIEVNKQIHAFIVGDTAHPEINEINKWLNQLIHKLMGIGYAPDTNFVLQDLEGEQRDDSLWYHSEKLAIVFGLMSLSSGSVIRIRKNLRICGDCHTFAKLVAKMECRVIVIRDPIRYHHFQNGVCSCGDYW; this is encoded by the coding sequence ATGAGAACCGTATCAGCAAAGCTAAAACACATAGGAACTTCGCTTTCTTCATCATCACGTCCTTATTCTCTAACTCCTCTTGCCTCCTCCCATGGTAAACCCAGAAACCCGCCTTCACCGACTCTTCTAAATGAATTCGTAAACTTCTGCTACAAAAGGGACCTTCCTAAGGCTATGAATGCCATGGCTGCCATGGAAAGACACGGGATTTATGCTGATTCTATCACATACTCTGAGTTGATCAAGTGTTGCCTAGCTCGCAACGCTGTTGAACAAGGGAAACTCGTTCACAAGCACGTTTTCTCAAATGGGTATCAGCCAAAAACTTTTCTCATCAACATTCTGATCAGTATGTATGTTAAGTTTAAATTATTAGATGAAGCGCAGGCATTGTTCGACCAAATGCCTGAAAGAAATGTTGTTTCGTGGACGACGATGATATCTGCTTATGCTAATGCCAAGCTAAGTGACAAGGCGTTGGAATTCTTCGTTTTAATGCTTAGAGAAGGGGTGTTGCCTAATATGTTTACTTTCTCCTCGGTTTTGAGAGCCTGTAATGGGCTATTCAACGTTAGGCAGCTTCATTGTGGTATGGTCAAGCTTGGTTTAGAATCTGATGTTTTTGTTAGGAGTGCTCTTATTGATGTTTATTCAAAGTTAGATGAGTTAAAAGATGCAATTTGCGTTTTCAATGAAATGGAAACTAAGGACTTGGTTGTTTGGAACTCCATTATTGGAGGGTTGGCGCAGAATAGTGATGGGGATGAAGCTTTGGATCAGTTTAAGAGGATGAAAAGAGCTGGCTTTACAGCTGATCAAGCGACACTAACAAGCGTTTTGAGAGCATGTACTGGTTTAGCTCTTTTAGAAGTAGGGAGGCAAGTCCATGTTCATGTTTTGAAGTTTGATGTGGATTTGATACTCAATAATGCACTTTTGGATATGTATTGTAAGAGTGGTAGCCTAGAGGATGCCAAGTCGGTTTTTGAACGGATGGTTCATAAGGATGTGATTTCATGGAGTACAATGATTGCAGGGTTAGCTCAAAATGGGTTCAGCCAAGAGGCATTAAAGCTCTTTGATTTAATGAAAGCTTCAGGTATCAAACCAAATTATATCACCATCCTTGGGATTCTTTTTGCTTGTAGTCATGCCGGGCTTGTGGATGATGGGCTATATTATTTTCGATCAATGAAGAGACTTTACGGGATTGATCCTGGAAGGGAACACTATGGTTGCATTATTGATCTTCTTGGAAGGGCCGGTAAGGTTGATGAAGCAGTGAGTTTGGTTCAGGAAATGGAATGTGAACCAGATGCTGTGACATGGAGAACTTTGCTTGGTGCATGCAAGGTTCACCGTAATGTGGATTTAGCGATATACACAGCTAAACAAGTTCTAAAACTCGATCCTGAAGATGCAGGGACGTATGTATTGTTGTCCAATATTTATGCAAATTCTCAGAGATGGGAAGATGTCTCTGAAATTAGGAGGCAAATGAGAGAGAAAGGCATTACAAAGGAGCCAGGTTGCAGCTGGATTGAAGTGAACAAACAAATTCATGCTTTTATTGTAGGGGATACTGCTCATCCGGAGATTAACGAAATCAACAAGTGGCTAAATCAGTTGATTCACAAACTAATGGGAATCGGTTATGCTCCAGACACAAATTTTGTTCTGCAAGATCTTGAGGGGGAACAAAGAGATGACTCACTTTGGTATCATAGTGAGAAGTTGGCAATTGTATTTGGTTTAATGAGTTTGTCAAGTGGCAGTGTTATTAGGATTAGGAAAAACCTTAGAATCTGCGGAGACTGTCATACCTTCGCAAAACTTGTCGCAAAGATGGAGTGTCGAGTTATCGTCATAAGAGATCCTATTCGTTACCATCATTTTCAGAATGGAGTATGTTCCTGTGGCGACTATTGGTAG